The following DNA comes from Riemerella anatipestifer ATCC 11845 = DSM 15868.
TAATACAGATAAAAACAAAAAAGTACTAGTAGTGTGTACTGAAGAAAAATATATGACTATGCAAAATGGTAAGAAGTTTTCAACAGGTAACCACCCAGTAGAAACCTTAGTACCAATGCTACATTTAGATGCAGCAGGCTTTGAGGCAGAAATATTTACTCCTACAGGTGCACCAGCCGTTTTAGAAATGTGGGCTATGCCTTCCGAAGACGAAGCAGTAAAAGGTATTTTTGAAAAGTATAAAACTAAATTTGAAACACCTAAAAGTTTAAAAGAATTTGTAGCAGGAGATATGGCTTCCGAAACTGAATATGTAGCTGTATTTTTACCTGGTGGACACGGTGCTATGCTAGGACTACCAACAAATGATGATTTAAAAAAGATAATCCATTGGGCATATCAACATGAGAAATTTGTACTTGCTATTTGCCATGGCCCTGCAGCATTATTAGCAGCAGCACATAATGAACCTGCGGAAAACTTCCCATATAAAGACTACAAAATAAAATCTTTCCCTGACATTATAGATACGCAAACGCCTGCTATTGGCTATGTACCAGGAGAAATGCCTTGGTTCTACGGGGAAAAACTAAAGGCTCTAGGCATAGAAATTCTTAATGAGGATATTTCAGGAGCATGCTACACTGATAGAAAATTAGTAACAGGTGATAGCCCGCTAGCCGCGAACAATTTCGGCAAAATGAGTGCTGAAGCTCTACTAAGATAACTTTTTTCTATTTTCATATCTTTCATACAAAACCATTTCTTGAGAAATGGTTTTTTAATTAAATCTTCCCAAAGTCTAATCCATTTGATTGTATTTTCTCATCAGTTTTTCGTAGAAGTTTTGTGGCAGTAACCATTTTAGAGGTACGCCTATCTTCTGCCCCAACTTACCAAAATAATAATGGGCTCTCCATTGTTTTTTAGTCAAAAGATTTTCTATATATTCAGCTACTTTTATAGGCTCTGTACCGTCGTCCACATGGGCGTTCATCACTTGGTAAACTTTATTGAACGTATTTTTATATGGCTCTGATACTTGAGATTGCACTCTGTGATTGGCAATATTAGTCTTGATGTCGCCTAAATGCAAAGAACACACTTTGACCCTCCATTCGGAAACTTCGTACCTCATCGCTTCCGTTACTTTATCCAAAGCAGATTTTGATGCTGAATAAAATCCTCTAAAAGGCAAGCCCATCTCACTCCCTATACTAGAAATATTGATGATAGCACCTTCTTTTTGCTCCCTCATACTTGGCGTTACTGCTGTCATCATCTGAACTGCCCCCACCAAATTAAGATTAAAGAGTTTATGTATATCTTCTTTAGACGCATCTTCTACCGCTCCTACCATCCCCATACCTGCATTGTTGATGAGAATATCTATCGCTTTTTCTTTTGATAAGATGTGATTTATAGCTGATTTAACTTGTTCGTTTTCGGTAATATCTGTTGCAATGGAAGTAAAATAAGGACTCTCTACTGTTTTTCTACTCAATCCGTAAACGACATAGCCTTTCTTGCCAAAATATTCTGCTAAACAGAACCCTATCCCAGTAGAAGTTCCTGTAATTACCATAACTCTATGCTTCGCCATACTTTTATTTTTCTTTTGATAATGTTTTAAAATCTTCCCAAAAATAAGGGTACGATTTTTCTACTACACTTGCGTCTTCTATCTTTATATCTCCCACCAACGCATACGGTGCAAAACTCATCGCCATACGATGGTCGTGGTAGGTTTTAATACAAGGGATTTCTTCCACTTGGAAAAACCTCGCACTTTTGATGGAGTCTTCAGTAATTTCCGTTTCTAAGCCTATCTTTAAAAGTTCGTTTTTAAGAGCGACCAGCCTATCCGTTTCCTTCACTTTAAGCGTAGCTAAACCTTCTATTTGAAAATGAACTCCCAACGCTGCCGCCGTTACACAAACGGTTTGAGCAATATCGGGGCAGTCATTCATATCCAAATTAATTTTTAGAGGCTGTTTAAAATCTTTTATAGGTGTTAAAACTAAGCGTTCTCCATTTTGAAATTGAGTTTCTACCCCAAAGAAATCCCTATAAATCTTTACTAAAGCCTTATCGCCCTGCATAGAGGTTTCCTTAAAACTTTCTAAAGCCACCTGCTTCTTCCCAATAGCCACCAATGAATAAAAATAAGACGCCGAACTCCAGTCGCTTTCTACCGTATATTCCTTGTTGTCTGTTGCAAGTTCTTTTTTTAATGGTTTAACCTCAATAGTTTGACCTTTAAATTCAGTTTCGATGCCTAAATCGGAAAGCATTTTTAAAGTCATTTCTAAATAAGGACGAGAAGTGATGTGCCCAACTAAAGCTATTTTCAACCCATTTTCCAGAAAACCAGCCACCAATAATAACGAACTGATAAACTGAGATGAAACCTCCGCCGAAATAGAAACTTCATTCTTATATAGTTTCTTCCCTACAATTTTTAATGGTGGACAGCCTTCCTTTTCAAGATAAGTGATTTCTGCTCCCAAACTCTTTAAAGCCTCCACAAGTGGAGCAATAGGGCGTTGTTTCATTCTGTCCGAGCCTGTCAATATCGTAGTTCTCCCTTCTTGAATAACAAAGTAAGAGGTTAAAAAACGCATTGCCGTCCCTGCGTGATGAATGTCTATCACCTCATCATTAGAGTATAAAGCCTTTTGTAAAAGCTGAGTGTCTTGGGCGTTAGAGAGGTTGTTAATCTGTAAATCTCCCAATAATCTTTGCAATATCAAAAGTCGGTTAGACTCGCTTTTAGAACCTGATATACTAATGATTTGGTGGTCTAAAAGCTCCGATTTTTTTAAATAAAGGCTTTCCATTCTATTTTTTCAGCTTTTCATTATTGGCGTGTCTTTCGGCATCTCGTTCGGTTTTTAGTTTCATCTTCTTGTCAAATGCTGACTGCAAGTCCACTCCCGTTTGGTTAGCTAAACAAAGTGTTACAAAAAGTACATCTGCCAATTCTTCGCCCAAATCTTTAGTTTTATCCGTTTCTTTTTCGCTTTGCTCTCCGTATCGTCTTGCAATAATCCTTGCCACTTCGCCCACCTCCTCGGATAAGATAGCCATATTCGTTAATTCATTAAAATAACGAACGCCCACAGTCTTTATCCATTCATCTACTTGATTCTGTAATTGTTGAATTTCAGCCATTTTGAATA
Coding sequences within:
- a CDS encoding SDR family NAD(P)-dependent oxidoreductase translates to MAKHRVMVITGTSTGIGFCLAEYFGKKGYVVYGLSRKTVESPYFTSIATDITENEQVKSAINHILSKEKAIDILINNAGMGMVGAVEDASKEDIHKLFNLNLVGAVQMMTAVTPSMREQKEGAIINISSIGSEMGLPFRGFYSASKSALDKVTEAMRYEVSEWRVKVCSLHLGDIKTNIANHRVQSQVSEPYKNTFNKVYQVMNAHVDDGTEPIKVAEYIENLLTKKQWRAHYYFGKLGQKIGVPLKWLLPQNFYEKLMRKYNQMD
- the hchA gene encoding glyoxalase III HchA, coding for MSQELSNQPVFDGVGYEPSPLSLSMFVAPKTDYDFTQYPNANTDKNKKVLVVCTEEKYMTMQNGKKFSTGNHPVETLVPMLHLDAAGFEAEIFTPTGAPAVLEMWAMPSEDEAVKGIFEKYKTKFETPKSLKEFVAGDMASETEYVAVFLPGGHGAMLGLPTNDDLKKIIHWAYQHEKFVLAICHGPAALLAAAHNEPAENFPYKDYKIKSFPDIIDTQTPAIGYVPGEMPWFYGEKLKALGIEILNEDISGACYTDRKLVTGDSPLAANNFGKMSAEALLR
- a CDS encoding 3-phosphoshikimate 1-carboxyvinyltransferase, with protein sequence MESLYLKKSELLDHQIISISGSKSESNRLLILQRLLGDLQINNLSNAQDTQLLQKALYSNDEVIDIHHAGTAMRFLTSYFVIQEGRTTILTGSDRMKQRPIAPLVEALKSLGAEITYLEKEGCPPLKIVGKKLYKNEVSISAEVSSQFISSLLLVAGFLENGLKIALVGHITSRPYLEMTLKMLSDLGIETEFKGQTIEVKPLKKELATDNKEYTVESDWSSASYFYSLVAIGKKQVALESFKETSMQGDKALVKIYRDFFGVETQFQNGERLVLTPIKDFKQPLKINLDMNDCPDIAQTVCVTAAALGVHFQIEGLATLKVKETDRLVALKNELLKIGLETEITEDSIKSARFFQVEEIPCIKTYHDHRMAMSFAPYALVGDIKIEDASVVEKSYPYFWEDFKTLSKEK
- a CDS encoding nucleotide pyrophosphohydrolase, which translates into the protein MAEIQQLQNQVDEWIKTVGVRYFNELTNMAILSEEVGEVARIIARRYGEQSEKETDKTKDLGEELADVLFVTLCLANQTGVDLQSAFDKKMKLKTERDAERHANNEKLKK